From a single Sinomonas atrocyanea genomic region:
- a CDS encoding MBL fold metallo-hydrolase RNA specificity domain-containing protein, with protein sequence MGHDGGTHLSFFGATDSVTGSRYLLEHGGRRILVDCGLFQGYKKLRERNRAPLPVRPALVDAVVLTHAHLDHSGYIPALVKRGFRGPVYATPGTTDLCTLLLPDSGHLQEEEAETARARGSSRHSTPQPLYTARDAVESLGSFSPQPFREPLDLGAGIEARFVPAGHILGAAQVHFRLEDGRPAGTTLHFTGDLGRDDDPLMNPPEPLEPTDVLVTESTYGDRAHPRDDPTEALGEVVRRVAKRNGVVVIAAFAVGRAETLMLHLARLRRRDRIPDIPVYLNSPMAVDATELYRKYPEEHRISEREFREMYALPQLIRDPDASRALNLRGGPMAVISASGMLTGGRVLHHVEAYGPDPRNAIVLSGYQAGGTRGALLLDGATSLRIYGRDVPIRAEVVSLDNLSAHADADAILRWMGTCPKQPRMVYVTHGEIGASDTLRRRIQHELGWHARVPEHLERVDLAAAR encoded by the coding sequence ATGGGGCACGACGGCGGGACTCACCTGAGCTTCTTCGGCGCCACCGACTCGGTCACGGGCTCCCGCTACCTCCTCGAGCACGGGGGCCGGCGGATCCTCGTGGACTGCGGGCTGTTCCAGGGCTACAAGAAGCTCCGCGAGCGCAACCGCGCCCCGCTGCCGGTGCGGCCGGCGTTGGTCGACGCCGTGGTCCTCACCCACGCCCACCTCGACCATTCCGGCTACATCCCGGCCCTGGTCAAGCGCGGGTTCCGCGGCCCCGTCTACGCGACCCCCGGCACCACGGACCTGTGCACGCTCCTGCTGCCGGACAGCGGCCACCTCCAGGAGGAGGAGGCCGAGACCGCGCGGGCCCGCGGGTCGTCGCGGCACAGCACGCCGCAGCCCCTCTACACGGCGCGGGACGCCGTCGAATCGCTCGGCAGCTTCAGCCCCCAGCCGTTCCGCGAGCCCCTCGACCTCGGCGCGGGAATCGAGGCCCGCTTCGTCCCGGCGGGGCACATCCTCGGCGCCGCCCAGGTCCACTTCCGCCTCGAGGACGGCCGCCCGGCCGGGACCACCCTGCATTTCACGGGCGACCTGGGCCGCGACGACGATCCGCTCATGAACCCGCCCGAGCCCCTCGAACCCACCGACGTGCTCGTCACCGAGTCCACGTACGGCGACCGCGCGCACCCCCGCGACGACCCGACCGAGGCACTGGGCGAGGTGGTGCGCCGGGTGGCGAAGCGCAACGGGGTGGTGGTCATCGCCGCCTTCGCCGTGGGCCGCGCCGAGACCCTCATGCTGCACCTGGCCCGCCTGCGCCGACGGGACCGGATCCCGGACATCCCGGTGTACCTCAACAGCCCCATGGCGGTGGACGCCACCGAGCTCTACCGCAAGTACCCCGAGGAGCACCGCATCAGCGAGCGGGAGTTCCGCGAGATGTACGCCCTGCCCCAGCTGATCCGCGACCCGGACGCGTCGCGGGCGCTGAACCTGCGCGGCGGCCCGATGGCGGTCATCTCCGCGTCCGGGATGCTCACCGGCGGCCGGGTCCTGCACCACGTCGAGGCCTACGGGCCGGATCCGCGCAATGCGATCGTGCTCAGCGGCTACCAGGCCGGCGGCACCCGCGGCGCCCTCCTCCTCGACGGAGCCACGAGCCTGCGCATCTACGGCCGCGACGTCCCGATCCGCGCCGAGGTGGTCAGCCTCGACAACCTCTCGGCGCACGCCGACGCCGACGCGATCCTGCGCTGGATGGGCACCTGCCCGAAGCAGCCGCGGATGGTCTACGTGACCCACGGGGAGATCGGGGCCTCGGACACGCTGCGCCGGCGGATCCAGCATGAGCTCGGCTGGCACGCCCGCGTCCCCGAGCACCTCGAGCGGGTGGACCTCGCCGCCGCCCGCTGA
- a CDS encoding MOSC domain-containing protein, producing the protein MEFAYEVEVLHLLVSPAHAYFGRARDGAADVPSEDAEHIEVVAGKGIVGDRFFGKAAHMDAALTILAVEGLEAMAAELGVAPFDPLLTRRNVILRGAELPPLLGADFALRQGGAAVQLHAGRQAHPCAWMDRMLAPGAHAAMRGRGGIRCRPISGGTLRRGPATLLSPVELVPAAAGTARVLRPSRLP; encoded by the coding sequence ATGGAGTTCGCGTACGAGGTCGAGGTGCTCCACCTCCTCGTCTCGCCCGCGCACGCCTACTTCGGCCGGGCACGTGACGGCGCCGCCGACGTGCCGTCGGAGGATGCCGAGCACATCGAGGTCGTGGCCGGCAAGGGGATTGTGGGCGACCGGTTCTTCGGCAAGGCAGCCCACATGGACGCCGCCCTGACCATCCTGGCCGTCGAGGGACTCGAGGCGATGGCCGCCGAACTGGGCGTGGCGCCCTTCGATCCGCTCCTCACCCGCCGGAATGTGATCCTGCGCGGCGCGGAGCTGCCGCCCCTCCTGGGCGCCGACTTCGCGCTCCGCCAGGGTGGGGCCGCGGTGCAGCTTCACGCTGGCCGGCAGGCGCACCCGTGCGCCTGGATGGACCGCATGCTCGCCCCCGGGGCGCACGCCGCCATGCGGGGACGCGGCGGCATCCGCTGCCGGCCCATCAGCGGCGGGACCCTGCGCCGCGGTCCGGCGACGCTGCTCAGCCCCGTGGAGCTCGTCCCCGCCGCGGCGGGGACGGCGCGGGTCCTGCGCCCGTCACGACTGCCCTAG
- a CDS encoding SRPBCC family protein: MAAYTISRSAFIPAPPEAVYPHVVDFHKWADWSPWEALDPAMERTFSGPAAGTGAQYSWRGNRRAGAGTMQILEAEEPRSIRLRLVFVKPFKAVNPTGFTFEPDRGGTRVTWVMKGENRGVAGVVAKLMKVDSMVGKDFEKGLANLARVVAAGR, translated from the coding sequence ATGGCCGCCTACACGATCTCCCGCAGCGCCTTCATCCCCGCCCCGCCCGAGGCCGTCTACCCGCATGTCGTGGACTTCCACAAGTGGGCGGACTGGTCGCCGTGGGAGGCGCTCGATCCTGCGATGGAGCGGACCTTCAGCGGACCCGCCGCCGGGACGGGGGCACAGTACTCCTGGCGCGGGAACCGCAGGGCCGGTGCCGGCACCATGCAGATCCTCGAGGCCGAGGAGCCCCGGAGCATCCGGCTCCGGCTGGTCTTCGTCAAGCCGTTCAAGGCGGTCAACCCCACCGGCTTCACCTTCGAGCCGGACCGCGGGGGCACCCGGGTGACGTGGGTGATGAAGGGCGAGAACAGGGGTGTCGCGGGCGTCGTCGCGAAGCTCATGAAGGTCGACAGCATGGTGGGCAAGGACTTCGAGAAGGGCCTGGCCAACCTGGCCCGCGTGGTCGCAGCGGGACGGTGA
- a CDS encoding sigma-70 family RNA polymerase sigma factor codes for MSESAVMESRSPLAVLAGGLAGEPAAGRAPEGAAREDAAGGREGASSGGAGALVVEHLGLADALARRHRVPGHDFEDIRQVARMGLVMAAQRYREGAGHGFVQFAVPTISGTIKRYLRDQSWVVRPPRSLQELRLGVKEARGRLVQELGREPSLAELGEATGASPEQVAEARSVDAAMSAAAIEPLDSSGEGEGERTAHLVPVVEAGFEQVELRQMVACALEGASEQDRLLVKLRFVDEMSQSEIAAELGVSQMQVSRLLRRLLDRMRRKMAA; via the coding sequence GTGAGTGAGTCAGCTGTGATGGAGTCGAGGAGTCCCCTGGCGGTCCTGGCCGGGGGCCTGGCGGGCGAGCCCGCCGCGGGACGTGCGCCTGAGGGGGCTGCCCGCGAGGATGCGGCCGGGGGCCGCGAGGGTGCCTCGTCCGGTGGCGCGGGGGCGCTGGTGGTGGAGCATCTGGGTTTGGCGGATGCGCTGGCGCGGCGGCACCGGGTGCCCGGGCATGACTTCGAGGACATCCGGCAGGTGGCCCGGATGGGGCTGGTGATGGCGGCGCAGCGGTACCGGGAGGGTGCCGGGCACGGGTTCGTGCAGTTCGCGGTGCCCACGATTTCCGGGACGATCAAGCGCTATCTGCGGGACCAGTCCTGGGTGGTGCGCCCGCCGCGGTCGCTGCAGGAGCTGCGGCTGGGGGTCAAGGAGGCCCGTGGCCGGCTGGTGCAGGAGCTGGGCCGGGAGCCGTCCCTGGCGGAGCTGGGGGAGGCGACGGGGGCCAGCCCGGAGCAGGTGGCCGAGGCCCGCTCGGTGGATGCGGCGATGAGCGCGGCGGCGATCGAGCCGCTGGATTCCTCGGGCGAGGGCGAGGGGGAGCGCACGGCGCACCTGGTGCCGGTGGTCGAGGCGGGGTTCGAGCAGGTGGAGCTGCGGCAGATGGTCGCGTGCGCGCTGGAGGGTGCGAGCGAGCAGGACCGGCTGCTGGTGAAGCTGCGGTTCGTGGACGAGATGAGCCAGTCTGAGATCGCCGCCGAGCTCGGGGTGTCCCAGATGCAGGTCTCGCGCCTGCTGCGCCGGCTCCTGGACCGCATGCGCCGCAAGATGGCCGCCTGA
- a CDS encoding TetR/AcrR family transcriptional regulator — protein sequence MDGRENGRAPEAAARKPARERILETAYGLFAKRGVRDVGIDEIIARSGVAKATFYRHFPSKEALVLAYMDRWYQVRHDAIEEAIAHAHNPDDGLLAAFTVLDDWFSRGAAEVNTFLHVMIEFGAEHALGRAAMAHLAAIREPLAALAEAAGLEDPAGFAWSFHILTEGAMVASIEGDQRAALRARSLARVLIDLHRPDRRPTAARPVATTGPAAARNKAGGRDSAKAREVGESARARELDDARH from the coding sequence ATGGACGGTCGAGAAAACGGCCGGGCCCCTGAGGCCGCGGCACGCAAACCTGCCCGCGAGCGGATCCTTGAGACCGCCTACGGGCTCTTCGCCAAGCGCGGCGTCAGAGACGTCGGAATCGACGAGATCATCGCGAGATCGGGTGTCGCCAAGGCGACGTTCTACCGGCACTTCCCCTCGAAGGAAGCCCTCGTGCTCGCCTACATGGACCGCTGGTACCAGGTGCGGCACGACGCCATCGAGGAGGCCATCGCCCACGCGCACAACCCCGACGACGGCCTGCTCGCCGCGTTCACGGTGCTGGACGACTGGTTCAGCCGCGGCGCCGCCGAGGTCAACACATTCCTGCACGTGATGATCGAATTCGGGGCCGAGCACGCCCTCGGCCGAGCGGCCATGGCCCACCTCGCGGCCATCCGCGAGCCCCTTGCGGCCCTCGCCGAGGCGGCCGGGCTCGAGGACCCCGCAGGGTTCGCCTGGTCGTTCCACATCCTCACCGAGGGCGCCATGGTCGCCTCCATCGAGGGGGACCAGCGCGCGGCGCTCCGGGCCCGCAGCCTGGCGCGTGTGCTCATCGACCTGCACCGGCCGGACCGGCGGCCCACCGCCGCGCGGCCCGTGGCAACGACGGGCCCCGCGGCCGCGCGAAACAAGGCTGGCGGCAGAGACTCCGCGAAAGCGCGCGAGGTCGGGGAGTCCGCACGCGCGCGGGAACTCGACGACGCCCGCCACTAG